The sequence CAGGCGATGGCGGCATCGGTGCGCATATAGGCGACGCCCCTCACCCCGGTCTTCACCCGGTCCTCGTACTGGCGCAGCAGCTCGGGGGCGATGCGCAGCTTGACGCGGAACATCAGCTTCTCGCGCTCGTCGGCAGTCTCGACCGATTTCGGGGTGAACTGCGCGCCGGTGGCGACGAAGCTGACTTTTGCCGGCACCACATAGTCGGGCGCCGGATCGAGGATGATGCGTGCCTCGTCGCCCATGGCGAGGCGGCCGGCGACGCGGGCGGGCACGAACACGGTCATGTAGACGTCCGAGAGGTCGAGCAGCGTGACGATCGGGGCGCCGGCCGCCACCACCTCGCCGGACTGGACCAGCTTGTACTCCACCCGCCCGCGACGCGGCGCCTTGAGGGTGGAATCGTCGATCTGCGACTGCACCCGCGCCACCTCGGCACGGGCGGCGTCGGCCGCCGCATCGGCCTCGTCGAGCGAGGCTTTGGCGGCCCGGAGCGCGGCGACGGCGACATTGAGCTGGCTCTGGCGCAGATCGAGCGACTGCACCGTGCCATAGCCGCTTTCCTTGAGCTTGGAGGCGCGCTCGTGCTCCTGCTCGGCCAGCGTCCGCTCGCTCTCGCGCTGGGCGATGGAGGCCTCCGCTTCGGCGATGGACTTTTCGGCCCGGCGCACCTGCGCCT comes from Ancylobacter sp. TS-1 and encodes:
- a CDS encoding HlyD family secretion protein, which gives rise to MPIDLLSTALLCLGLLGAAMSVPAMAQDGTPAASPGIGARLQSLIDKLTGRSLPAGIFSTNGRIEAEQVLVAAKLPGRVLAVLVEEGQTVETGQVVARMDTSELEAQLAGAQAQVRRAEKSIAEAEASIAQRESERTLAEQEHERASKLKESGYGTVQSLDLRQSQLNVAVAALRAAKASLDEADAAADAARAEVARVQSQIDDSTLKAPRRGRVEYKLVQSGEVVAAGAPIVTLLDLSDVYMTVFVPARVAGRLAMGDEARIILDPAPDYVVPAKVSFVATGAQFTPKSVETADEREKLMFRVKLRIAPELLRQYEDRVKTGVRGVAYMRTDAAIAWPEALTVKLPQ